The Ignavibacteria bacterium genome contains the following window.
AGAATTGACTAATTCTATTAAAATTGCTAACAAAAAAATAAAAATCGAAATAATAATAAAATAGTCAAACCGTTCTAAAATTTGCCCGACAAAATTACCTGCGTCTTCTTTCTTAGAAAATGCTTTGAAGCTGTATGGAGTGATAATCACAGAAATCAAAATCGACCCGCCAACCCAAATCACAAGTGATAAGATCTGGAGAAAAAAAGAAACCCGATTAAGAAACTCAAATTCCATTTTAATGAAGTATCAAATTATTTTGGATTGAAACTGCATTGATTAACTAGTGCAAGTTTTATTTTAGAGATTCAAGAACTGATTTAATCGATTCATAATTTGGTTCTTTACCTGGATCATCCAACACTTCCGTGTATTGCACAATTCCATTCTTATCAATCACAAATGCAGAGCGTTTTGCAACTCCTTTAAGTCCCCATTTTGCTGGCACCCAATTTTCTTCCAATACTCCGTAAAGCTCTGATACTTCTTTATTGAAGTCACTCAATAAATCGAAACCAAAATTAAACTTATCATTCCAAAGTTTTAGTGCAAATGGGCTGTCGACACTAATCGCAAATACTTTCGCATTTAGATTTGCATACATATCCATATTGTCCCTAGTTGAGCAAAGTTCTTTCTCACATACTCCAGTGTTAACGAATGGAAAAAAAAGCAGAATTACGTTTTGCTTTGAAATATATTCGTTCAAATTTACATTTTCAAATTTGTGATTTTTCAGATTGAAATTTTTATAGGTATCACCTTTTTTTATAGCCATAGATTTTCCTTTAATTTAATTTTCTTCCGATATTTACTGTAGCTTGAAACTCTAAGTTCCCATCAGGTAAAACTCGTCCACGGTGCTCTTCTACTTTAAACCAATTTACTGTTCCTTCTTTTGCTGCCTCTTTTACGGCTTGTTCAACCGCATCGGAAAAACTTTTTGTAGAAATACCAACGCGGACAATTATTTCAAATGAATTTGCCATGATTAACCTTATTGTTTTTTTATTTTATTTCAAATTAAAGATTTTGTTTTTTTCAATCAATTACAGTTAGTGCTTTTTAAAAGCTAAATCTTTATTACTAACAAAGACAGTTAATTTTTAATTCCATGCATAATTCGTCAAAAGTTATTTTAAAAAATCCACTTGCTTTCTTAATAAAAATCTTCTAATTTAGACTTAGTCTAAATAGTAATTGATTAATGATTGCGAACATTACACATGCGGTGGAGATATTCACGAACTTTCTTCGGAAAGGTCCATATCGTGTTACACCCGAACGTTTCGAAGTACTTGAGAATGCTTATGCAAGGAATGAACACTTCAGCGCCGATGAATTATATCTAAGCATGAAAAATGATGGTTCGAATATTTCACGGGCAACAGTTTATAACACTTTAGAATTACTTGTCACTTGTGGATTGCTTTCGAAACAAAATTTTCTGGGTAAAGAAGCTCGATTCGAAAAAATTATCGGTGTACTTGATCACAATCATATTATTTGTGTGAATTGCGGCAGAATCACTGAGTTCAAGTCTTCCGCTATTCAAAAAGTTCAGGAATCTATTTGTGATGAATACAACTTCGTTGCAGTCAATCACAGTTTCAATATTTATGGTTACTGCAAGGACTTAAAAAAATGTAAATCTGGAACATCAATCGAGAAAAATTAAATGTCATTCACTTTAGATAAAGCTGCACCAGGCCAGAATCTCGTAATTAGTTTTTTACCAAATGGAGTAATCAAATCCCAGTTAATAAGATTTGGGATATGTGAAGGCGAACGAGTTCGCTGCATGGATAGAATTTTTGGCGGTACAGTTATTTTGCAAAAGAATAGATTAGAAATTGCTTTAGGATATGATTTGGCTAAATCGATAACGGTAACAAATGAGAATTGAAAACTCCAGCAACGATCAGAACGAAGAAGATAACCTTTCCCAGCAAAATCTAGATTCAGAAAATTTTCCTAAAACGATTGTCATTACCGGCAATCCAAACGTCGGCAAATCTTTAATTTTTAATCATCTTAGTGGTTTATATGCCGAAGTTTCAAACTTTCCTGGAACAACTGTTTCATTACTTACTGGCAAATACAAAAACGCTCAGATCATTGATACACCCGGAATTTACGGTGTTTCCTCTTTTAATGATGAGGAGAGAGTCGCTCGTGATGTAATTCTAAATGCTGATGTGATCGTAAACGTAGTAAACGCTGTAAATCTTGAGCGCGATCTTTTCTTGACTCTTCAATTAATCGAAATGGGTAAAAAAGTCTCCGTCATGTTGAATATGATCGATGAAGTCAAAAAAAAGAACATACTCATTGACTCAAAAAAATTATCTGAACTTCTTGGTGTAGAAGTTTTTGAAACAAGTGCAATCAGGAAAATCGGTTTCGAAAATCTTGATAATGCAATTCGTTCGGCTCGCCAGGGTAAAAGTGATAAAACTCTTAATTCCAAACTCGAGGAATTAAAAAACATTTGTAATTCACAAGCAAGTTCACTTTTGCTATTAGAGGGTGATAAATATTTTTCAGATAAATTCAATTACAAAGGTCCAGATTACCGAGAAGAGATCTACATAAACAGAAGAAATAAAGTCAAAGAAATTCTAGACTCAGTCGAAACGGAAGGAACAAAACAAGGAATTTTCTTCTCCAAGCTTGGTAGATTATGCCTCAATCCAATAACCGGAATTCCAATACTATTCTTTGTATTAACTATAATGTATTTTTTTGTTGGGGATTTTGTAGCACAACGTGTGGTTGGTTTCACAGAAAATACAATCGGGAAAAATTACTTCGAATTTTATACAAAATCATTTGTAGCAAAATTTACCGATACTTTGATAGATGTAAAAATCTTAGGAGAAGACGAATCCATATTAAATCAGAGAGTATTCAATTTCCCCGAAGGCACTAATTCGAGTCCCAATCTTTGGAAAGATTTAAGAAATTCTATTCATGAAAAAGAAAACCAGGTAGATTTTCATTTCACACATCCATTCCCTACTTTTCTGTTTGGTGAGTTCGGTGTTATAACGATGACAATTAGTTATCTATTATTTTTATTGCTTCCGCTTGTTCTTGCATTTTATTTATCGCTTGCATTTTTGGAAGACAGCGGTTATTTGCCTCGCTTAGCAGCACTTGTTGATAAAACCTTCACAAAGGTTGGATTAAATGGAAGGGCTATCATTCCAATAATTCTCGGTTTCGGATGCGTAACCATGGCAACAATTACAACTCGAATGCTAAGTACTGAACGAGAGAAAAGCATAGTGACTGCACTATTACAATTTGTAATTCCATGCTCGGCACAATTGGCAGTTATTGCAGTCCTTCTAAGCACTGCTGGATTTAAAGCATTGGTTATTTATTCAACCGTCATTTTATCGGTGATGATCGCTTCAAGCGCAATTCTTAATAAATTAGTACCAGGCGAAAGTCCACCCCTTTTGCTCGATCTCCCGCCAATGCGATGGCCAAGGATCAGTAATGTTTCCAAAAAAACTTTTTACAGAACATTTGGTTTTATGAAAGAAGCTGCACCATGGTTCTTTGTTGGTGCTGCAGGCATCGGAATTTTACAGCTTACAAATTTACTTCAGTTTTGGCACTCAGCATTGAGTCCGCTTACAGTCAATTTTCTACAACTTCCGAAAGAAGCATCAACAGCATTTGTCATGGGAATGATCAGGAGAGATTTCGGCGCAGCAGGTCTATTCGATATGAATTTATCTATTGATCAAATTGTTGTTGCATTAATTACAATTACTTTGTTTGTTCCTTGTATCGCTTCTTTCGTTATCATGCTTAAGGAAAGAGGGATCAAACAAGGTATGATAATATGGAGCTTTGCATGGATCTTCGCGTTTTTGATTGGCGGAATTGTAAGTCAGATTTTAATTTAATGAACTAAAAACTTAGGAGAAAGATGACTAAGATTACTGATAAATTAATTTTAAGTGCATTAGAACAAGTTAATGATCCTGATCTTAATAAAGATTTAGTCAGTCTTAAAATGATCAAAGACATTCAAATTTCAGGTGACAATATAAAAGTAAAAGTTGAATTAACTACACCTGCATGTCCATTAAAAGATAAAATAAAGCAAGATTGCATTGATGCAATTCGAAAGGAAGTACCTCAAGTTAAAAATATCGAAATTGAAATGGGAGCCTCCGTCCGCAGTCATGTTAATGAAATTAAAGCCCAGCTTCTTCCGGGAGTAAAAAATACTATCGCAGTTGCAAGTGGTAAAGGAGGAGTTGGTAAATCTACAGTTGCAGTTAATCTTGCAGTTGCCTTAGCAAAAGATGGTGCGAAAGTTGGCTTAATTGATGCAGATGTTTACGGTCCAAGTATTCCTTTGATGCTTGGCGTAAACGGTAAACCTAAAATGATCGGCAGAGAAGATAATTACAAAATTATTCCGCTTGAAAATTATGGTGTAAAGTTAATGTCTATCGGTTTTCTGGTAGACGATAATACCCCTGTCATTTGGCGAGGTCCGATGGCGAGCGGAGCGGTAAAACAGTTCATGTCTGATGTTGAGTGGAGCGACCTCGATTATCTCATATTTGACCTGCCCCCCGGTACAGGTGATATTCAACTAACACTCGTTCAACTCATTCCTTTAACAGGAGCTGTTATTGTAACAACCCCGCAAGATGTCGCTTTAATTGATGCACGCAAAGGATTGAAAATGTTTGATCGGGTCAACGTAACAATTCTCGGTATTATCGAAAACATGAGCTACTTTCTTGCTCCGGACACCGGCAAGCGTTATGAGATCTTTGGATACGGCGGAGGGCAAAAAGCTGCTCAAGAATTAAATGTCCCTTTCTTGGGAGAGATCCCAATCAATCCACAAATTCGAGTCGGGGGAGATGCAGGAAAACCTATTGTCATTCAAAATCCAGAATGCGAAGAAGCTAAGAAAATTCAAGAAATAGCAAGGAGCATGGCGGCACAAGTGAGCATTAGAAATGTTTCATCTCCAATCATTCCCAAGATAGAGATACTGACAAATAATTAAAACTTAACATTTGATTTGATTGGAACTTTTCGATTTCCAAATATCTTTTTGATAATTTCATTAAGTTTGTAAAGAAATTTTATTATACAATTCAGGATTAAAGATGGAAGACCTCCGTAAAAGAATAGAAAAAGCAATCGATTCCGTAAGACCATATCTTCATGCCGATGGCGGTGATGTTGAGGTTGTAAATGTTACTGAAGATGGAATCGTTGAAGTAAAACTCGTTGGTGCCTGCGGTACCTGCCCTATGTCACAGATGACACTTCGTGCCGGCGTTGAGCGTGCATTGATGAGAGAAGTTCCGGAAGTAAAACGCGTCGAAGCGATAACTGGATAAAATCCATTTTGCAACTGGCAGGATATAGCTTTGACTCAAGATAATTTGACAAAAAAAATTATCAAGTATCTTCTGATATTATTATCCATTATCGGAGTAGTATATTTTTCCATTCAGATTTTTAATTTGATAGTGATTCTTGCAGTTGCGATACTCATTTCATTCATACTGAAACCGTTAGTTAAATATGTCGAGTTTTTTAAGATCCAAAAAACTTATTCTGTGATGGTTGTTCTAGGAAGTGCATTATTTCTGATTGGGTTTTTAGTCTATTACTTCATCCCGATATTTTCTAATCAATTTGAAAATTTACTTGTATCACTTCGCGACTTAAAAATTCAGGAACTCCTTAATAAATTAGACAAGTCTATAACAGAAATTTTCCCACTTGTAAAGCCGGGAGAATTATCAGATAGATTATCCAGACTTATTCAAACGTCGGTTGAAAGTTTCTTTACGGACATTTCCGGATTCGTTGGGGAGGTTCTATTATTTGCTGCGTTTTTGGTCATTGTACCATTCATCACATTTTTCATTTTGAAAGATGGAAGAGAATTGAAACTTGGATTCATTAATTTGCTGCCGAATCGATACTATGAAATGGCATACAGAGTCATAAATAAAGTCGATAAGGAAATTGGCAGATTTGTTCGCGGCTGGATACTCGATGCGTGTTTTGTTGGAGTGGCTTCAACCATAGGGCTTTATTTCTTAGGCATAGACAATTTTGCTATGATTGGTCTAATCGCAGGAATCGGTCATTTGATACCTTACTTCGGTCCAATAATTGGTGGTATACCGGCATTGCTTGTTTCATTCTACCAGTTTGGCGATTTCTCGATGTTCATTCCGATTTTATTACTATTCACTTTGATTTATACAATTGATAATGGCTTAGTTCAACCATATGTCTTTGCAAAAAGTGTGAACATGCATCCCGTAGTGATAATATTCTTAATTTTGACTGGTGGACAATTGATTGGAATTGCTGGAATGTTACTAGCCGTCCCCGTTGCAAATGTTGTTAGAGTTGCTGCTACAGAAATTTATAACGGATATAAAGAATACAAAATCGTTAGAACTTAAAGCTCAAAATTTTATCTCACCAAAAAGAAAACGAAACTAAACATAAATCACTTAACCCGGTACAATCGAAATTTATTTTACACTTTTCATCAATTTCAAAAATTCAGCAGGTCTTACAAACTGAGTTATACGTTCAATTTCTTTCCCATCATCATTAAAAAAGATCACAGTCGGTACCCCAACAATTTCAAAACGTTTCATCATTTTTTGAATTTGTTCATCACCGGTGTTTGTTAGATCAACCTTCAAAGTGCGAAAGCGTTTTGATTCATCTATTACACTCTGATCAGTGAATGTAATCGCATCAAGTTCTTTGCATGGAATACACCAATCAGCATAGAAGTCAACAATTGTGGGCTGTCCGCCAAACTTGATTTCAGATACTTCTTCCCACACAACTGAATTTGCAGAAGATGGAATCAAAAACCAGGCGCCAACAAAAACTACAATCGTCAAAAAAACTTTTTTAAATATATTAAACGTACGAATCCCTTCTCCCATTCTATCAAAAAATAAAAGATAAAGTGACGCAAGGGTCATAAACACAGGTAATATATAACCAGAAATATTTTTAGGAAGTAATGGAAGAATAAAATAGAGTGCCATACCTACAAGAATAAATCCGAATATTTTCTTTACAGCAACCATCCACTCACCTGAGCGAGGCAGATTTTTAATTTTTCCAGAGAATACACCAAGAAATAAATAAGGCATGCCGAGTCCTAGAGCAAGAACAAAAAACATAAAGAATCCCAGCACTACATCTGCTTTTGCTCCGACAAATGTTAGGAGTCCAATTACAAACGGACCAATACATGGCGCAGCAACAATACCCATAGTTAATCCCATGAATAACGCACCAAAAGTTCCTCCCTTCGCCCCTCCAAATTTTGCCACCCAAGAACTTGGAAGCTGAAACTCATACAAACCGAACATACTTAAGGACAAGCCAATCAAAACAAGTGCAATAAAAATTAATACAAATGGATTCTGAAGTGCGGCTCCGAACAAACTTCCGCTCAAAGCTGTAACCACTCCAATCGCAGAATATGTGATAGCCATTCCTAAAACATAAAGCCCGGAAAGCAAAAATAACTTTCCAGTTTTTTGTTCACTTTGCCCTCCAAAAAATCCAATTGTTATCGGAATTAAAGGATAAACGCAGGGTGTTAAATTAAGTGCAAGTCCTCCAAGAAAAATTAAAATGAACGAAAGAAGTAAATTTTCTTCGTTGATCAGCGAGTCTTCAGTATTTTTTTTTTCGTCTACTTCTGATTTCAATTCAGTACCTTGAAACAATTCGGAATTCACTTGTATAATAGGAGTACTAACACTCACAAGCTCAAATTTGAACGGTATCTTTATCCTTTTTGGAGGGAGGCAGGTCTGGTCATTGCACGCTTGATATTCAAAGATCACTTCAAATTCATAATTTCCAATTACCAAATCATTAGGAATTTGAATTATACCAATGATATTATTCTCCCCTTCAAACACTGAAACAGGTTCATCTGAAAAACCAAGTTCAATATCATGCGGTTTGGGATAGGTTACATTTGAAAAAGTTAAACCGATTTCTGATTTGATACTGATCTTAGTTGGTATTAAAAATTCGTCATTCGGTTTATGCGAATTAATATGCCATTCGGGATTTATCTTTAAATTCAGCGCAACTTTTAACTCCGAACCCGCATGAAGTTTTTCAAAATTTGATTTTCCGTCGATGGTCAAAACATCTCGACTGAATGATAAATTTGTAAGCACAAAAAGAATAAATAAAATTCGCTTTATCATTATTATCTCCATCCTTGTACAATTGGGAATCTTCTTCCCGTTCCAAATGCTTTGTTTGTTACTTTTAGTCCTGGTGCAGCCTGTTTCCGCTTATATTCAGCTCTATCAACCATTTTCAATGTTTTTCTAACTAACTCACGTTCAAATCCTGATTTAATAATTTCATCCTCCTCCTTCGATTCTTCTATGTATTGATATAAAATCTTGTCTAAAATCTCATAAGGTGGTAGAGTATCTTGATCTGTTTGATTTGGTTTTAATTCTGCAGAAGGAATTTTTTGAATTATCTCTTCGGGAATGATTTCGGATTCTTTGTTCATAAATCTAGCAAGTTTGTATACAGTAGTTTTATATAGATCTGAAATCGGAGCTAAACCGCCACACATATCACCGTATAAAGTTGCATAACCGGTGGCGAATTCTGATTTATTCCCAGTGGCAAGCAGTAAATATCCAAACTTATTAGAAAGTGCCATCAAAAGATTTCCTCTAATTCTTGATTGCAGATTCTCCTCAGCGATATCTTCATTTGTTCCAGCAAACTCATTTTTTAAACTTGTTTTATATTCATTGAATAACATGTTGATTGGAATAGATGTTCCATTAACACCCAGATTATTTATCAACTTCTGAGAATCTTTAACACTTCCCTCACTTGAATATTGCGATGGCATCAGGACGCAAAGTACATTTTTAGGTTTAATAGCAGACGCTGCAAGAGCTGCAACCAATGCTGAATCAATTCCTCCGCTTAATCCAAGCACTATTTTATCAAACCGAGATTTCGAGCAGTAGTCTCGAATTCCAAGAACAAGAGCGTTGAATATATCTTCGATGTCATCAGCTGGATTATAATCTAAAATGTCATATTTTTTTTCAGTATCAAAAAACACTAATTGCTCATCGAATCGATTAGATGCAATAATCAGATTTCCGTTGCTGTCATATACCTTACATCCACCGTCAAAAATTAAATCGGTATTTGCTCCAACTTGATTAACAAATATTATTGGAAGATTATTTTTTTTCGCGATTTGGGAAAACATCTCAGTTCGTATTTTTTCCTTCCCTATACTGAAAGGGCTCGCCGATATATTGATTAAAAAATCTGGTTTTTGTTTGACAATAAATTCAGCCGGATCATTCTCATACTTTCTATGCATCCAAAAATCTTTATCATTCCAAGCATCTTCACAAATTGAGATTCCAATTTTTTTTCCCCCAATCTGAGAAAGAAAAATATTTTTCGACGGTTCGAAATATCTAACCTCATCAAAAACATCGTAGTTCGGCAAAAGGGTTTTATTGTGAATTGATTTAATCTTCCCCTTCTCGCAAAATATAGCGGAATTAAAATTATTTGTTCCAATCATATCCGTGTCGCGAGTTATACCTCCGACCACAATCGAAATTTTTTCTGATAACTTCGCAACATCATTTAATACCTCAATACACTCATCAATGAATGTCTTTTTATCTAAAAGATCCAATGGAGGATAGCCGCATATTGAAAGTTCAGGGAAAATAATTAAATCTGCTCGGCGATGAATTGCTTTGTTGACATTCTCCTTAATTTTCTTGAAGTTATAATTAATCTTTCCGACTGTCGGATTAATTGAAGCTAATGCGATTATCATATTTCAAATTTAGCTAAAGATAAAAGTTATATCAAAATAAATAAGAGGGAAGTAATGAAAAGAGTTACAATCGTTTTACTTATCATTTTTTTTGTATCTGAGAGTTATCCAATTTCTCCAGGTAAAGATGGCATCAAAATCCCCAAACATGTTAATGAATTTCATTCTATGGTTCAAAAAGAATATTTGGAGGGATACTGGGCAAAACGAATTCGTGAACGTGAAGAAATTAGGAATCAAGTACACAAAGATATTTTACCTAAATCCGCTTTGGTTAGAGATACAGTAAATGCTCTGACATTATTAGGAAGATACTCAGACAGCTCACCACGTTACAGCAGAGAACAATTTCAACAGCAGCTTTTTGACGGACCAAATCCAACTGGAACTGTAACTCAGTATTATAAAGAAGTCTCTTATGATCAAATGCACTTTTCGGGATTCTGTACGAATTGGTATCAAGCTCCTGGAACGATGATGTCGTATGTAGGATCAAATAATGGACTCTCGTCTTCTGGCGGACCAAAATTCGTTTTGGATCTTATCAAAGCAGCGGATCCGACTTTCGATTTTTCGAAATACATAACATACTACGATAATAATGGAAATCCGCGAATCAGTTTCGTAGCTGCAGTTCATACAGGTGCGGGTGCTGAAGCTGGTGCAACAAATATATGGTCTCATCGATGGAACTTCCGAATGCTGACTGGCGGACAGCCCTATGAAACAAATGATGTAGATCCCAAATCCGGTAGGAGAGTATTGATCGATGGTGACTATGCTATTCAGCCGGAGTTAGCGGGAAGAGATAATTCAATCGGTGAGTTGATAGAAATCGGTGTTTTTACACATGAATTTGGACACATTTTCGGTCTGCCCGATTTATATGACACAGACAATACATCTGAAGGATTAGGGAACTGGTGCCTAATGGCTGGTGGTTCGTGGGGTGGGAATGGCGGAAGCCCGCACACACCTGTTCACATGAGCGCATGGTGCAAACAAAAAATGGGTTGGGTTTCTGCAATTGATATATCTTCGTTCCAAAAAAGTAAAATCATAAAAAATGCAGAGGAGCATGCAGAACTTTACAGAATTTGGCGTACTGGTACAATTTCAAACGAATATTTTCTTGTCGAGAATCGGCAGAAGATCGGTTTTGATAGATTCCTATACACAGGAGGAGTATTAGTTTTCCATGTAGATGATGCAATCGGTACAAATAGAGACGAAAATCACTATAAAGTCGGCTTAATGCAAGCCGATGGAAGAAGAGATTTAAATTTTAATAGGAATCGCGGTGACGATGGAGATCCGTTCCCAGGCTCGACAAAAAATACAAGGTTTGATCTGAGTACAAATCCAAACAGTAATGATTATTCAGATTCGACAACCTTAGTTTCAGTAAGAGACATTCGTCACAGTGGAAAGGATATGATAGTCGATTTTGATATTGGTTCAATGCCGTACGTTATGATCAAAGATTTTTCACTCACTGAAAATACAACAGTTAAGAATGGGCGCCTTGAGCAAAATGAAATCGGTAATGTTAATTTTACGTTGCGGAATGTTGAGAGTATAAATTCAACTAATACTAAATTTAAAGTTTGGACTGACGATCCGAACCTCGAATTTTTATTCAATGAGGTAAATACAGACGTAACAGGCAAGACGGAAAAACCCTACTCGATGCATAGTGCAATCAAAGTAAAACCGAATTTTGTGAGCCGTGCAGTTTACATTAAAGCAGAAGTTGATGGGGGGGGAAGTAAATTTTCTGACAGCTTTAAAGTTGTAATTGGAATTCCAAAAATCATGCTCATATCGAAAGGAGATAAACCAAGTCTAGCCGACTATTATCAATCATCGCTTTCAAATGCATCTAAGACATTTGAATTTATTGATAGTGAACCGGGGACCTTCTATTACGGCCGCGATATTATCTTGTATCTTACAGGAAAAAATAAGGAAAATCTTTTCTCAAATGCCGAGCTTGATTCATTAGATTTATTTCTAAATCGCGGAGGAAAACTATTTTTGAGCGGACAAAATATTGCGGAATTCTTGAATGCGAATGCTCCATCATTTCTTCAAAATACATTGGGAATAAATTATTTAAAAAACGCGAGTCTGTTCGCAAATAAAGTTTACGGCATTACTTCAGATTTGTTTGGAAAGAACATCTCGACATTACGAATTAACGGAACAGAGGGAGCAGCCAACGAAACTTCGATGGATATTATTGAGAGCCGTGGAAGTTTTAATAAATCCGTCGCATTTAAAACAGATGGTCAAGATGTAACCGGAGGATGGAATACATTCCCTAACGGCGGAAAATTATTTTTCCTTGGATTTGGATTTGAAAGTATCAATAACGATGAATCTACGATAAAACGTGATAGATTAATGCAAAACATTCTAAGCTGGTTCGATCCAACAACAGGAATCGAAAATTTTGATGAACTTGATAATCTAAGTTTTCAATTAAAACAAAATTATCCGAATCCATTTAATCCAGCAACAAATATCAACTACCAAATTTCAAGTCCTAGTTTTGTAACATTGAAAATATTTGATGTTATTGGAAAAGAAGTCGCAACATTAGTTAATGAAACAAAGAAGCCTGGCAGTTATAATCATCAATTTTCAATTTTCGATTATCAATTACCGAGTGGAATCTATTTCTACCAGCTCAGAGCAGGTAATTTCGTTGAAACGAAAAAAATGGTTTTAGTGAAATAAATTTTTAACTGATTTCGTAATAGTGGATAAGTGAGTTTCAATCACTTTACTATCAAGAACTCATTTATTTTTTTTAAGCCCTTAGGTTAAAGGAAAACTATTCGGGAATGGATCATTGGACGGTATAAAATTGGATAAAAAATAAAAAACAATTTCATGGAAAAATACATATGCCAGCTATAACACCATTTTTATGGTTTGATAATAATCTTGAGGAAGCATTGAATTTTTATTCAACTATTTTTAATAATTCAAAAATGGGGGAAGTAAAAAAATCAACCTCTGACGGACCATTCGGGCCGATAGTACTGCATCATTTGAAATTGAGGGACAAAAATTCATGGCAATAAATGGCGGTCCACATTTTAAGTTCTCTCCTGCTATCTCATTGTTCGTCCATTGCATAGCAC
Protein-coding sequences here:
- a CDS encoding NAD+ synthase, translating into MIIALASINPTVGKINYNFKKIKENVNKAIHRRADLIIFPELSICGYPPLDLLDKKTFIDECIEVLNDVAKLSEKISIVVGGITRDTDMIGTNNFNSAIFCEKGKIKSIHNKTLLPNYDVFDEVRYFEPSKNIFLSQIGGKKIGISICEDAWNDKDFWMHRKYENDPAEFIVKQKPDFLINISASPFSIGKEKIRTEMFSQIAKKNNLPIIFVNQVGANTDLIFDGGCKVYDSNGNLIIASNRFDEQLVFFDTEKKYDILDYNPADDIEDIFNALVLGIRDYCSKSRFDKIVLGLSGGIDSALVAALAASAIKPKNVLCVLMPSQYSSEGSVKDSQKLINNLGVNGTSIPINMLFNEYKTSLKNEFAGTNEDIAEENLQSRIRGNLLMALSNKFGYLLLATGNKSEFATGYATLYGDMCGGLAPISDLYKTTVYKLARFMNKESEIIPEEIIQKIPSAELKPNQTDQDTLPPYEILDKILYQYIEESKEEDEIIKSGFERELVRKTLKMVDRAEYKRKQAAPGLKVTNKAFGTGRRFPIVQGWR
- a CDS encoding M6 family metalloprotease domain-containing protein: MKRVTIVLLIIFFVSESYPISPGKDGIKIPKHVNEFHSMVQKEYLEGYWAKRIREREEIRNQVHKDILPKSALVRDTVNALTLLGRYSDSSPRYSREQFQQQLFDGPNPTGTVTQYYKEVSYDQMHFSGFCTNWYQAPGTMMSYVGSNNGLSSSGGPKFVLDLIKAADPTFDFSKYITYYDNNGNPRISFVAAVHTGAGAEAGATNIWSHRWNFRMLTGGQPYETNDVDPKSGRRVLIDGDYAIQPELAGRDNSIGELIEIGVFTHEFGHIFGLPDLYDTDNTSEGLGNWCLMAGGSWGGNGGSPHTPVHMSAWCKQKMGWVSAIDISSFQKSKIIKNAEEHAELYRIWRTGTISNEYFLVENRQKIGFDRFLYTGGVLVFHVDDAIGTNRDENHYKVGLMQADGRRDLNFNRNRGDDGDPFPGSTKNTRFDLSTNPNSNDYSDSTTLVSVRDIRHSGKDMIVDFDIGSMPYVMIKDFSLTENTTVKNGRLEQNEIGNVNFTLRNVESINSTNTKFKVWTDDPNLEFLFNEVNTDVTGKTEKPYSMHSAIKVKPNFVSRAVYIKAEVDGGGSKFSDSFKVVIGIPKIMLISKGDKPSLADYYQSSLSNASKTFEFIDSEPGTFYYGRDIILYLTGKNKENLFSNAELDSLDLFLNRGGKLFLSGQNIAEFLNANAPSFLQNTLGINYLKNASLFANKVYGITSDLFGKNISTLRINGTEGAANETSMDIIESRGSFNKSVAFKTDGQDVTGGWNTFPNGGKLFFLGFGFESINNDESTIKRDRLMQNILSWFDPTTGIENFDELDNLSFQLKQNYPNPFNPATNINYQISSPSFVTLKIFDVIGKEVATLVNETKKPGSYNHQFSIFDYQLPSGIYFYQLRAGNFVETKKMVLVK